Within Sphingobium aromaticiconvertens, the genomic segment GCGCGCCTGGTCAACCTGACCCGGTCGATGGTGGAGAAGACCCGCCAGGTCGAAACGCAACTGCGCGAAAACCAGAAACAGACCCATGCCCTGAAATCGAGCCTGGAATGCGCCCGTCACGCCGCCGAGCATGATCATCTGACAGGTCTTCCCAACCGCCGCGCCTTTGAGACGGTTTTGCGCGACGAGGTGATCCTCGCGCAGAATAATGACGAGCCGCTGAACGTCGCTTTTTGTGACATCGACCATTTCAAACAGGTCAACGATGCCCATGGTCATGACACGGGGGATCGGGTGCTGAAATTTGTGGCTGGTCTGCTGGCCAAGATTTCCGACGACCACTGCCACGTCGCACGGCATGGCGGCGAGGAGTTCGTGATGCTCCTGCGCGGCAAAACCGCCGCGCAAGCGTGCGAACTGGTCGATTCGGTCCGTGAAGACCTGGCCACTCGCAGTCTGGTCAACCGCGCCAGCGGTGAACGCATGGAACGGGTAAGCTTTTCAGCCGGGATTGCCAACGTCCTGGGCTATGACGATCCGCGCACAGCCCTGAAGGCTGCCGACCGGGCGCTCTATCTGGCGAAAGAACATGGCCGCAACCGCGTTTATCTCGCGGCCGAGCATGACTGAACCACACGTCTGAGATCAGGGCAGGCGCCGCGCCGTCACGATCCTGATCGGCGCGTCGAGCATCTGTCCCTTCATCACGCCCTCCCCAGCCGTGGGCGATTTGGGCGCGGCAACTATGGCGCGCACCACATCCATCCCCTCGACCACATGGGCGAAGACCGCAAAGCCCTGATTGTCACCCGCCGCCTCTGGGTGGGCGTCCATCGCCGGCATCGTTCCCAGCACGATGAAGAAATCACCATTGGCGCTACCCGGCGCATAGCGCGCCATCGACAACGCGCCGTCATCATGGGCAAGGCCGGTCTGGCTGGTCGGCTCGTGCTTGATCGGCGGCAGAATGCGTTTGGGATCATTCTGGGTACCGCCCTGAACGAACCCATAGACCGCGTTGCCCACCCCCCGATAGAAGCTGGTGCCGTCGAACCGCTTCTGATCGACATAACGCAGGAAATTGCCTGCCGTCACCGGCGCTTTGCCCAAATGAAGGGCAATGACCATCCGTCCGGCGCTGGTGTCCAGCACCACCTTCACATCGGCTGATGGCGGTGCTGGAGGTGTCATGGGCGATTGCGCCTGGAGCGGCGCGGTAAATAGCAGCGAGACAAGGGCAAACAGGAGTGTGCGGATCATGCCCCTGCTTCTATCCCAGCGCCAACTGCTTGTCAGCCTTCCAACTGGCGCTGGAGCGCACGGATGTCGGCGTCCATGTCCGGGTTGCTCTGGCGCAGATCCTCGATTGTGCGAATCGCATGAATGACGGTGCTGTGATCGCGACCGCCAAAGATGCGACCGATTTCAGGCAGCGAGCGGGGCGTCATCTTCTTGGCCAGATACATGGCGACCTGACGTGGCCGGGCAACGGCGCGCGCACGGCGCTTGGACCGCATTTCTGACGGGTCGATCCGGAAATGGGCGGCGCATACCTTCTGGATCTCATCCACGGTGATACGACGGGCGTTGGCACGGACAGCGTCGGCCAGCATCTTCTGGGCGAAATCCAT encodes:
- a CDS encoding GGDEF domain-containing protein; the protein is MTGTSSSASSASAQHGLTDRLTRWARGFSGKIEDVAEADEEQVPPSRVDNAGLNREINRRRKLYQEIGDFLFAHDLDLTPLNFGVAHDYLTGANIGVEKAIRAVLMERGKITNGWVETLTTEQRSDEVTPESLATMLDKVEENLSHFTGLVQESRDSAKDYGAALQEQAKDLASTHDSEPILARLVNLTRSMVEKTRQVETQLRENQKQTHALKSSLECARHAAEHDHLTGLPNRRAFETVLRDEVILAQNNDEPLNVAFCDIDHFKQVNDAHGHDTGDRVLKFVAGLLAKISDDHCHVARHGGEEFVMLLRGKTAAQACELVDSVREDLATRSLVNRASGERMERVSFSAGIANVLGYDDPRTALKAADRALYLAKEHGRNRVYLAAEHD
- a CDS encoding peptidylprolyl isomerase; translated protein: MIRTLLFALVSLLFTAPLQAQSPMTPPAPPSADVKVVLDTSAGRMVIALHLGKAPVTAGNFLRYVDQKRFDGTSFYRGVGNAVYGFVQGGTQNDPKRILPPIKHEPTSQTGLAHDDGALSMARYAPGSANGDFFIVLGTMPAMDAHPEAAGDNQGFAVFAHVVEGMDVVRAIVAAPKSPTAGEGVMKGQMLDAPIRIVTARRLP